From a region of the Pontixanthobacter gangjinensis genome:
- the ftsZ gene encoding cell division protein FtsZ has translation MSINIGPAASDELRPKITVIGVGGAGGNAIANMIAANIEGVDFIVANTDAQALNTAAADMRIQLGPEITGGLGAGARPEVGKAAAEETVQEIEDALEGVNMCFIAAGMGGGTGTGAAAVIAEAARRKGVLTVGVVTKPFLFEGTRRMRAADAGIAELQRHVDTLIVIPNQNLFLVAKAETTFKEAFQLADEVLQQGVRSITDLMVMPGLINLDFADVKSVMQEMGKAMMGTGEGEGENRALEAAERAIANPLLDGVSMQGAKGVIISIIGGEDMKLLEVDEAANHIRELVDEDANIIWGSAFNSDLDGKIRVSVVATGIEAASGMVDDTGETHSLSLGTSRAPKRPVLDLPEDDELEDIAVEEESGAPLNLSSFAQDHEFDDEEESEDDEVGIVDPLAGMRQNLAEDEGDDENDSLELPEPADDSAHATVGGTGGFTEEGDDDWGDVEDAPSAVETLDLEDTDEAEDDAPEPDELLLNADKLAQEDEPLQVKTGKRRGLVAGDEGGGDSGGSTLFERMANLSRGSSGKSEGADEDEESDDEDEGGSALNIPRFLGRQNNQ, from the coding sequence ATGAGTATCAATATCGGCCCGGCGGCATCGGATGAGCTTCGCCCCAAAATCACCGTTATCGGTGTTGGCGGTGCGGGCGGCAACGCAATTGCCAACATGATTGCCGCGAATATCGAAGGTGTCGATTTCATCGTCGCCAATACAGACGCTCAAGCACTCAACACCGCAGCTGCGGATATGCGCATTCAATTGGGCCCTGAAATCACCGGAGGTCTGGGCGCTGGTGCCCGTCCCGAAGTTGGTAAAGCTGCTGCAGAAGAAACCGTTCAGGAGATCGAAGACGCGCTCGAAGGTGTGAATATGTGCTTCATCGCGGCTGGGATGGGCGGCGGCACGGGCACTGGTGCGGCGGCTGTTATTGCCGAAGCTGCACGGCGCAAAGGCGTGCTGACAGTCGGCGTGGTCACCAAGCCGTTCCTGTTTGAGGGAACGCGCCGGATGCGCGCAGCCGATGCGGGCATCGCTGAACTGCAACGCCATGTGGATACGCTGATTGTCATTCCTAACCAGAACCTATTCCTGGTGGCGAAAGCCGAAACGACTTTCAAAGAGGCATTCCAGCTTGCAGACGAAGTTCTGCAGCAGGGCGTGCGTTCGATCACCGATCTTATGGTCATGCCGGGCCTGATCAATCTCGATTTCGCCGATGTGAAGTCGGTTATGCAGGAAATGGGTAAGGCGATGATGGGCACTGGCGAGGGTGAAGGTGAAAACCGCGCACTCGAAGCCGCCGAACGTGCGATTGCCAATCCACTACTCGATGGTGTGTCGATGCAGGGCGCGAAGGGCGTCATCATTTCGATAATCGGCGGCGAAGATATGAAGCTGCTCGAAGTTGACGAAGCGGCTAACCACATTCGCGAATTGGTCGACGAAGATGCCAACATCATATGGGGTTCGGCGTTCAATTCTGACCTTGATGGCAAGATACGCGTATCCGTGGTGGCGACCGGCATTGAAGCGGCGTCGGGCATGGTCGATGACACTGGCGAAACGCATTCGCTGTCGCTGGGCACATCGCGCGCTCCAAAGCGTCCGGTTTTAGACTTGCCCGAGGATGACGAGTTGGAGGATATTGCCGTAGAAGAGGAATCCGGTGCCCCTCTGAACTTGTCGAGTTTTGCTCAAGATCATGAATTTGATGATGAAGAAGAGAGCGAAGATGACGAAGTCGGTATCGTAGACCCCCTCGCAGGAATGCGTCAAAACTTGGCTGAAGACGAGGGCGACGATGAAAATGACTCGCTAGAGCTGCCAGAACCTGCTGACGATTCTGCGCATGCAACCGTGGGGGGAACTGGCGGCTTCACGGAAGAGGGTGACGACGACTGGGGGGATGTCGAAGATGCGCCATCCGCTGTTGAAACGCTGGACCTCGAAGATACAGATGAAGCCGAAGACGACGCGCCCGAACCAGACGAGCTGCTCCTCAACGCTGATAAGCTGGCCCAAGAAGATGAACCATTGCAGGTCAAGACTGGCAAGCGCAGAGGCTTAGTCGCTGGCGATGAGGGCGGCGGCGATAGCGGCGGCAGTACCTTGTTCGAGCGAATGGCAAACCTTTCGCGAGGATCGTCTGGAAAATCAGAAGGCGCAGATGAAGACGAAGAAAGCGATGATGAGGACGAGGGCGGCTCTGCACTGAACATCCCGCGTTTCTTGGGTCGCCAAAACAATCAATAG
- the murG gene encoding undecaprenyldiphospho-muramoylpentapeptide beta-N-acetylglucosaminyltransferase has product MSGANRHYVLAAGGTGGHLIPAFALATELDRRGHHVALITDERGAAIPGKPDFLPAHTLPAGRFGKNPLNWIKGAKAVFEGRKMALRLFESFEPSAVIGFGGYPSMPALLASTSAGIPSLVHEQNAVLGRVNRLLAGRVQAIATAYPEIKRLKPKHADKVHLVGNPVRAEVLQLREEPFPAFTEEGLLRVLITGGSQGASVLSEIVPDGLAMLPPALRSRLQVIQQCRAEDIDAVRERYRNHDIPAELGTYFENMAERLADAHLFIGRAGASTIAELTAVGRPAILIPLPIATDDHQTANARELSKSGGARSIPQPAFTAKELAKQIQALAQRPDTLGTAAHAAWNCGRPKAVKDLADLIESAGGDELMDVIRVDNTQSRGARQQSSAPQGAAKDNAQ; this is encoded by the coding sequence ATGAGCGGTGCGAACCGACACTATGTTTTGGCTGCTGGCGGCACAGGTGGGCATTTGATCCCCGCCTTTGCCTTGGCCACAGAACTGGATAGGCGTGGCCATCATGTTGCGCTGATCACTGACGAGCGGGGGGCAGCGATTCCGGGGAAGCCCGATTTCTTACCCGCTCATACCTTGCCAGCTGGCCGTTTCGGCAAGAACCCGCTGAATTGGATAAAGGGCGCCAAAGCGGTTTTTGAGGGCCGTAAAATGGCGCTGCGCCTGTTTGAAAGTTTTGAACCGAGCGCGGTAATCGGCTTTGGTGGTTATCCATCGATGCCTGCCCTACTTGCATCGACATCGGCGGGAATTCCAAGTCTGGTGCACGAACAGAACGCCGTGTTGGGGCGGGTCAATCGCTTGCTAGCAGGCCGCGTCCAAGCAATCGCCACCGCTTATCCAGAGATCAAGCGGCTCAAACCAAAACATGCCGACAAAGTCCATTTGGTTGGCAATCCGGTCAGGGCCGAAGTCCTCCAATTGCGCGAAGAACCGTTTCCTGCCTTTACCGAGGAAGGATTGCTGCGGGTGTTGATTACTGGCGGAAGTCAGGGGGCCTCAGTACTTTCCGAGATCGTACCTGATGGTCTCGCAATGTTGCCACCAGCTTTACGCTCGCGTTTGCAAGTGATCCAGCAATGCCGTGCCGAGGATATTGATGCGGTTCGCGAACGCTATCGCAATCACGATATCCCGGCGGAACTGGGTACTTATTTTGAAAATATGGCAGAACGGCTTGCCGATGCGCATTTGTTCATCGGCCGTGCGGGGGCCTCAACAATTGCGGAACTGACTGCTGTCGGGCGTCCGGCAATATTGATACCTTTGCCAATCGCGACAGACGATCACCAAACGGCCAATGCGCGGGAGCTTTCAAAATCGGGCGGCGCACGCTCCATTCCGCAGCCAGCTTTCACTGCCAAGGAACTGGCGAAACAAATTCAGGCCTTGGCCCAGCGCCCAGATACACTGGGCACGGCTGCTCACGCGGCATGGAATTGCGGGCGTCCCAAAGCGGTGAAAGACCTTGCTGATTTGATCGAAAGCGCCGGCGGAGATGAGTTGATGGATGTGATCCGCGTGGACAACACACAATCACGCGGCGCAAGGCAACAATCATCAGCGCCGCAAGGTGCAGCGAAGGATAATGCACAATGA
- a CDS encoding D-alanine--D-alanine ligase codes for MSSLPKLHIAVLMGGWANERPVSLMSGNGVADALESRGHQVTRIDMDRQVAARIAEAAPDVVFNALHGVPGEDGTVQGMLDLMGVPYTHSGLATSVIAIDKELTKQALVPAGIPMPGGRIVASEELFEKDPLPRPYVLKPVNEGSSVGVAIVTDESNYGNPIRRDSAGPWQEFSSLLAEPFIRGREMTTAVIDSADGPRALTVTELVPKSGFYDFEAKYTDGMTDHICPAQLPEKITELCLDYAVRAHKVLGCKGTSRTDFRWDDAQGEAGLFVLETNTQPGMTPLSLVPEQAKYCGMDYADLVEAIVAEALRSHAVITKEAGANGNG; via the coding sequence ATGAGTTCGCTCCCCAAACTCCATATCGCTGTGCTGATGGGCGGCTGGGCCAATGAGCGACCTGTCTCGCTCATGAGCGGCAACGGTGTTGCTGACGCCTTGGAAAGCCGCGGCCATCAGGTCACCCGCATCGACATGGACCGTCAAGTTGCGGCGCGCATCGCCGAAGCCGCGCCCGATGTGGTGTTCAATGCGCTGCACGGCGTCCCGGGCGAAGACGGTACTGTCCAGGGTATGCTCGATTTAATGGGCGTGCCCTATACCCATTCAGGCCTTGCGACATCTGTGATTGCAATTGATAAAGAACTGACCAAGCAGGCTTTGGTCCCTGCCGGTATTCCGATGCCAGGTGGGCGCATCGTCGCGAGCGAAGAGCTGTTTGAAAAAGACCCGCTCCCGCGACCTTATGTGCTCAAGCCCGTCAATGAGGGGTCATCCGTCGGCGTGGCGATTGTGACCGATGAAAGCAATTACGGGAACCCCATCCGCCGCGATTCTGCTGGACCGTGGCAGGAATTTTCTAGCCTTTTGGCAGAGCCTTTCATTCGGGGACGTGAAATGACCACCGCGGTGATTGACAGTGCTGATGGCCCCCGTGCGCTGACAGTGACCGAGCTTGTTCCAAAATCGGGCTTCTATGATTTTGAAGCCAAATACACCGACGGAATGACCGACCATATCTGCCCGGCACAATTGCCCGAAAAGATTACCGAGTTGTGCCTGGATTATGCGGTTCGGGCGCATAAGGTTTTGGGATGCAAGGGCACAAGCCGGACCGATTTCCGCTGGGATGACGCACAAGGCGAGGCTGGCTTGTTTGTGCTCGAAACGAATACACAACCAGGTATGACCCCCCTCAGCCTGGTTCCTGAACAGGCAAAATATTGCGGCATGGATTATGCCGATCTGGTGGAGGCAATTGTCGCCGAAGCCCTGCGCAGCCACGCTGTGATAACGAAGGAGGCCGGTGCAAATGGCAACGGTTAA
- a CDS encoding cell division protein FtsQ/DivIB has product MATVKRKAQGVRRSAAATSRANTARRAKARTGSLMDSVMALVPLTEEQLQRVFLAVILGGGVALAWFVASLAGVPAMAQQQVAGLASNAGFEAKRFTVNGVDRMNELKVYNRVLAETKTPMPSVDLEAIRADLLELSWVKDARVSRQLPDRLIVDIVEREPHAVLKKADKLVLIDPTGAELEPISAANAKGMLTVAGPGSRKQVEALTALLEAAPALKTRVTEAEWIGNRRWDLTFSTDQVLSLPQGEKESSIALVSFAKLDGTSRLLGGKVAKFDMRAPERIYMRIPGRAQQQLDIEAGE; this is encoded by the coding sequence ATGGCAACGGTTAAACGCAAAGCCCAAGGGGTCCGCCGGTCTGCAGCAGCCACCAGTCGGGCCAATACCGCTCGCCGTGCAAAGGCTCGCACAGGCTCTCTGATGGATTCGGTGATGGCATTGGTTCCGCTGACCGAGGAGCAGCTTCAGCGCGTTTTTCTCGCCGTCATACTTGGCGGTGGCGTCGCGCTCGCTTGGTTCGTTGCAAGCTTAGCCGGTGTTCCGGCAATGGCGCAGCAGCAAGTTGCTGGATTGGCCAGCAATGCCGGTTTCGAGGCAAAGCGTTTCACCGTCAACGGTGTCGACCGGATGAACGAATTGAAGGTCTATAACCGCGTCTTAGCAGAGACCAAGACGCCGATGCCTTCGGTAGATTTGGAGGCGATCCGTGCAGACTTGCTAGAACTTAGCTGGGTCAAAGATGCGCGGGTTTCGCGTCAATTACCGGACCGGCTGATAGTAGATATTGTAGAGCGCGAACCGCATGCGGTTCTAAAAAAGGCTGATAAGTTGGTCCTGATTGACCCAACCGGAGCCGAGCTGGAGCCTATTTCTGCGGCGAATGCGAAAGGGATGCTGACAGTTGCAGGCCCCGGATCGCGCAAGCAAGTCGAGGCGTTAACTGCGTTGCTCGAAGCTGCCCCAGCCTTGAAAACTCGCGTGACCGAGGCTGAATGGATTGGCAATCGCAGATGGGATTTGACCTTTAGCACCGATCAGGTCCTGTCCTTGCCGCAAGGCGAGAAGGAGTCTTCGATTGCCTTGGTCTCGTTTGCCAAACTGGACGGGACCAGCAGGCTGCTTGGCGGTAAGGTTGCGAAATTTGATATGCGTGCGCCCGAACGGATCTACATGCGAATTCCGGGCCGCGCCCAGCAGCAGTTAGATATTGAGGCGGGCGAATAA
- the murB gene encoding UDP-N-acetylmuramate dehydrogenase, which produces MTIRQADDWDMHDDGGAPSANVESTIAAPVPIEGLRGKLTANAPLAKLVWFKTGGNADWLFEPADKEDLVEFLARLDGQMPVMALGLGSNMIIRDGGVPGVVVKLGKAFSNVEIGDDCRVSCDAGAHGILVSSAARDAGIAGLEFLRGIPGTVGGFVRMNGGAYGREVADILIDCDVIMPDGEWLTLPAADLDYSYRHSALPDGSVVMAARFQGAEGDPAIIGAEMDRIAEARENSQPLRTKTGGSTFKNPEGHKAWQLVDEAGCRGLMMGGAQVSEKHTNFLINTGTATSADIEGLGEEVKRRVYEHSGIQLEWEIQRVGRP; this is translated from the coding sequence ATGACCATCCGCCAAGCCGATGACTGGGACATGCATGATGATGGCGGCGCACCGTCTGCCAATGTCGAGAGCACTATTGCGGCACCCGTCCCGATTGAGGGATTGCGCGGCAAATTGACTGCGAACGCACCTTTGGCAAAGCTTGTATGGTTCAAAACCGGCGGTAATGCTGACTGGCTTTTCGAACCGGCTGACAAAGAAGATCTGGTCGAATTCCTCGCGCGGTTAGACGGGCAAATGCCGGTGATGGCGCTCGGGCTCGGGTCCAATATGATTATCCGCGATGGCGGCGTTCCCGGCGTGGTAGTTAAATTGGGCAAAGCGTTTTCGAACGTCGAGATTGGCGATGACTGCCGTGTATCATGTGATGCCGGCGCACACGGCATTCTGGTGTCCTCCGCCGCGCGCGATGCTGGTATCGCCGGTCTGGAATTCTTGCGCGGGATCCCAGGAACCGTCGGCGGTTTTGTGCGCATGAATGGCGGCGCCTATGGCCGCGAAGTTGCGGATATTCTGATCGATTGCGATGTCATCATGCCAGATGGCGAATGGCTGACACTGCCAGCCGCCGATCTTGATTACAGCTATCGCCATTCGGCCTTGCCTGACGGAAGCGTAGTCATGGCAGCGCGTTTCCAAGGCGCTGAAGGCGACCCGGCAATAATTGGCGCGGAAATGGACCGGATCGCCGAAGCGCGCGAGAATTCCCAGCCGCTCCGGACAAAAACTGGCGGTTCGACATTCAAGAATCCTGAAGGCCATAAAGCATGGCAATTGGTTGACGAGGCCGGTTGCCGCGGCCTGATGATGGGCGGCGCGCAAGTCAGTGAAAAACACACCAATTTCCTCATCAACACCGGCACTGCAACCAGCGCGGATATCGAAGGACTGGGCGAAGAAGTGAAACGGCGCGTCTATGAGCACTCGGGTATCCAGCTCGAATGGGAAATCCAACGGGTTGGAAGACCATGA
- the murC gene encoding UDP-N-acetylmuramate--L-alanine ligase — MKGVGTDIGVIHFVGIGGIGMSGIAEVMHNLGYSVQGSDLAESPTVLRLRERGIAVKIGQAKENVEGVAVVVTSTAVKRTNPEVVAALESRTPVVRRAEMLAELMRLKSTVAVAGTHGKTTTTSMIAALLDAGGIDPTVINGGVINQYGSNARLGDSDWMVVEADESDGSFLRLDGTIAVVTNIDPEHLDHYGSFDAVKQAYVDFIENVPFYGVAILCVDHPEVQTVISKVRDRRILTYGFSAQADLRGDNIRSADGMNIFDAVLREKDGTLHRIEDITLPMPGRHNVQNALAAVAVAIEMGCEIETIRDGFKQFGGVKRRFTKVGEIPVGDGVAVVIDDYAHHPVEISAVLSAAREAAKNRVIAVMQPHRFTRLHDLMADFQTSFNDADVVYVTPVYTAGEEPIEGADSDTLVAGLKERGHRSAKTIRDEADLAAQLSGIVEAGDVVVCLGAGDITRWAAGLADAVAASGVRT; from the coding sequence ATGAAAGGTGTGGGCACTGACATTGGCGTAATTCATTTCGTCGGCATCGGCGGTATCGGCATGTCCGGTATTGCCGAGGTCATGCATAATCTTGGATACTCAGTGCAAGGATCCGACCTTGCGGAGAGTCCGACTGTCCTGCGCCTGCGCGAACGCGGCATCGCGGTGAAAATAGGGCAAGCCAAAGAGAATGTCGAAGGCGTAGCGGTTGTGGTAACATCTACAGCGGTCAAGAGGACCAACCCTGAGGTTGTCGCGGCGCTTGAAAGCCGCACGCCTGTTGTGCGCCGCGCTGAAATGCTCGCTGAGTTGATGCGCCTCAAATCAACCGTTGCGGTTGCGGGCACGCATGGCAAAACTACCACCACCAGTATGATAGCCGCCTTGCTTGATGCTGGCGGCATCGATCCGACAGTTATTAACGGCGGCGTCATCAACCAATATGGTTCGAATGCGCGTTTGGGTGATAGCGACTGGATGGTTGTCGAAGCCGACGAAAGCGATGGCAGTTTTCTGCGTCTGGACGGAACCATAGCTGTCGTGACAAACATCGATCCCGAACATCTGGATCACTACGGGTCATTTGATGCCGTTAAACAAGCCTATGTCGACTTCATCGAGAATGTGCCGTTTTATGGCGTTGCGATACTTTGCGTCGATCACCCGGAAGTACAGACAGTAATTTCCAAAGTCCGGGACCGGCGTATTTTGACTTACGGATTTTCCGCTCAAGCCGATTTGCGCGGAGACAATATTCGCAGTGCAGACGGTATGAACATATTCGATGCGGTGCTGCGCGAGAAAGACGGAACGCTCCACCGGATCGAGGATATCACGCTGCCAATGCCCGGCCGTCACAATGTTCAAAATGCGCTCGCGGCGGTCGCGGTAGCAATCGAGATGGGTTGCGAAATCGAAACCATCAGGGACGGCTTCAAGCAATTCGGCGGCGTGAAGCGGCGTTTTACCAAAGTGGGCGAGATTCCGGTTGGAGATGGCGTTGCCGTAGTCATCGACGATTACGCGCACCATCCGGTCGAGATTTCAGCGGTGCTTTCTGCCGCGCGTGAGGCCGCCAAGAACCGCGTCATTGCGGTAATGCAACCACACCGTTTCACTCGTCTTCATGATTTGATGGCTGACTTCCAGACATCATTCAACGATGCGGATGTGGTCTATGTCACCCCCGTATATACTGCTGGTGAAGAGCCGATTGAGGGTGCGGATTCCGATACACTGGTCGCAGGATTAAAAGAACGCGGCCACCGCTCGGCCAAGACAATCCGCGATGAAGCGGACCTAGCCGCGCAGCTTTCAGGAATTGTCGAAGCAGGCGATGTTGTTGTGTGCCTCGGCGCTGGCGACATCACCCGTTGGGCAGCAGGTTTGGCTGATGCGGTTGCTGCATCGGGTGTGCGCACATGA
- a CDS encoding type III secretion system chaperone family protein, whose translation MRTSQKFFSANDDAAPVDMLAALFEARGWPFEALSREEISVEIQGSWAKYQLRAIWRSDDNVLQLLCLPDVRVAKDKLTPAYELLAKVNEQLWLGHFDIWSKGGVLVYRNAALLGDEGLLSLDRAQAIVETAVEECDRFYPAFQFVLWGDKTPADALDSALVDAAGEA comes from the coding sequence ATGAGGACCAGCCAAAAGTTCTTTTCGGCGAATGATGATGCGGCCCCGGTCGATATGCTCGCCGCATTGTTCGAAGCGCGCGGTTGGCCATTTGAGGCGCTATCTCGCGAAGAAATTTCCGTTGAAATTCAAGGAAGCTGGGCAAAGTATCAGCTTAGGGCGATTTGGCGTTCAGATGACAATGTATTGCAATTGCTGTGCCTGCCCGATGTGCGTGTTGCAAAGGACAAGCTGACGCCTGCCTATGAATTGCTGGCTAAGGTTAACGAACAATTGTGGCTTGGTCATTTTGACATTTGGTCCAAAGGCGGAGTGCTGGTGTACCGGAACGCGGCGCTGCTTGGCGATGAGGGGCTGCTAAGCCTCGACCGGGCGCAGGCCATTGTCGAAACAGCGGTTGAAGAATGTGACCGGTTCTACCCCGCGTTTCAGTTCGTTTTGTGGGGCGACAAAACGCCCGCAGATGCGCTTGATAGCGCGCTTGTCGATGCGGCGGGTGAAGCCTAG
- a CDS encoding SPOR domain-containing protein, with product MAQSAESPVSQAVVQPLPPAGVSELNSALRRLAANSRDVNALVDAGNASIKVNDIDAAIGFFGRAEELSPGNARVKIGLAAAYVRKQRPLDALQLFDEAERAGASAGNLSGERGLAYDLVGDNGSAQFHYQQALRLKDEDELRRRLALSYAMAGDRNEFEKTLYPLIVKEDFASYRTRAFGLAILGEEAEAIAITEAVMPRNLSARIAPYLRYLPRLTKAQQAAAANLGIFPRAAQIGRDAPQIAQYAGSEAAARSADARLTPQGEPLGRREDSTSQRRRPDRGRSAVEQAAKPVDAKPAPSTAQADADTPSRSSRPSLASISDPLARTRAPQRIRVRKSEVAKPEDPPIEDSPPAQASIAVQSGPETSAGTSRPATSSRAEPVAALIARTDGELTTTAAIDEPGFDLARVGQSGSTVPAQALAKPAPADAPTTVADAFASFTLEPTTGPAMKPGVVDILSIEPPREVARKPEPKLAAEPKPPANPRRYWVQVATGRDRSALKFDWRRISRKTPDILGDKSSFVAGWGQTNRLLAGPYSSSREAQSAVSELKAKDVDSFTFTSAEGEEVEPLK from the coding sequence ATGGCTCAATCTGCCGAGTCCCCCGTTTCTCAGGCTGTTGTCCAACCATTGCCTCCTGCCGGAGTAAGCGAGTTGAACTCTGCTCTGCGCCGGCTCGCTGCGAACTCGCGCGACGTTAATGCCCTGGTTGATGCAGGAAATGCGTCGATCAAGGTCAATGACATTGATGCCGCGATCGGGTTTTTTGGCCGCGCTGAAGAGTTGTCTCCGGGTAATGCCCGAGTAAAAATCGGGCTTGCGGCCGCCTATGTGCGAAAGCAACGTCCACTTGATGCTTTGCAATTGTTTGATGAAGCAGAGCGGGCCGGGGCTTCCGCTGGCAACCTTTCGGGCGAGCGCGGCCTCGCATATGATCTTGTCGGTGACAATGGATCGGCGCAATTTCACTATCAGCAGGCGCTTCGCCTTAAGGACGAAGACGAACTGCGCCGCCGTCTTGCTTTAAGTTACGCGATGGCGGGTGATCGAAATGAGTTTGAAAAGACGCTCTATCCCCTGATTGTGAAGGAAGATTTTGCCTCCTACAGAACGCGTGCCTTTGGTCTCGCAATTCTCGGTGAAGAGGCTGAGGCAATTGCCATTACAGAAGCAGTTATGCCGCGAAATCTTTCTGCCCGGATTGCGCCGTATTTGCGATATTTGCCCCGCCTTACAAAGGCTCAGCAGGCAGCGGCAGCCAATCTTGGCATATTCCCGCGCGCAGCCCAGATCGGACGAGACGCACCGCAAATTGCCCAATATGCCGGATCGGAAGCAGCCGCACGGAGCGCAGATGCCCGGTTGACCCCGCAAGGCGAGCCGCTTGGCCGACGCGAAGATTCAACCAGCCAGCGCCGCCGCCCGGATCGTGGTCGTAGCGCGGTCGAGCAAGCTGCCAAACCGGTTGACGCCAAGCCTGCGCCATCGACAGCACAGGCAGACGCGGACACCCCGTCAAGATCGTCCCGGCCATCTTTGGCATCGATTTCAGATCCGTTGGCCCGCACCAGAGCGCCACAACGAATCCGTGTCAGAAAATCCGAGGTGGCCAAGCCCGAAGATCCGCCAATTGAAGATAGCCCGCCTGCGCAAGCATCAATTGCCGTGCAATCGGGTCCGGAGACTTCCGCTGGTACCTCTAGGCCCGCTACGTCGAGTCGGGCCGAACCCGTGGCCGCTTTGATCGCCCGCACTGATGGCGAACTGACGACAACCGCTGCTATTGATGAACCTGGATTTGATTTGGCGCGGGTCGGCCAGAGCGGCTCCACTGTTCCCGCGCAGGCTCTCGCCAAACCAGCGCCTGCTGACGCACCCACAACCGTGGCCGACGCGTTCGCTAGCTTCACTTTGGAGCCGACAACCGGTCCTGCGATGAAGCCGGGTGTCGTTGATATTCTGTCAATCGAGCCACCTCGCGAAGTTGCACGGAAGCCGGAACCCAAACTAGCGGCCGAACCGAAACCGCCTGCCAATCCGAGACGCTACTGGGTGCAGGTTGCAACCGGGCGCGACCGATCTGCGTTGAAGTTTGATTGGCGCCGGATAAGCCGCAAGACACCTGATATTCTAGGCGATAAATCTTCATTTGTGGCCGGATGGGGGCAAACCAATCGCTTGCTTGCCGGACCCTATTCAAGCTCCAGAGAGGCGCAATCGGCGGTTTCCGAATTGAAGGCAAAGGATGTAGACAGCTTTACCTTCACCAGCGCCGAAGGTGAGGAAGTCGAGCCGCTGAAATAG
- the ftsA gene encoding cell division protein FtsA, translating to MALPRISKVYGAVNVGSFRISAMIMGLSETGEMIILGSGHRASQGIKRGYITDMAAATYAIRDAVERAEKNAGTSVSSVWIGCAGAGLSSQIAKVEIDIGGRRIEEEDIEQLLVTARDSIQPDGRMILHAQPAHYTLDGAHGVANPKGLHAERLGVDIHVMLAEGAPVRNLIEAVQNAHLEVESVVAAPIAAGHACLSHEERELGTALIEIGGEMTNVSVYAGGMLLGLKSIPQGSADITDAIASAFGIRRFQAERLKCVAGSAIASPTDHREMIPVNGPGDSEDVAVARGADDRNRVPRAELVSVVTEQLSRQTDEIGRALKEMGFAGARGSQVVLTGGGAELAGIAEFAQGALGRPVRIGKPPTLRGLPEAHATPGFATLSGLCLYAADDPVDIRSIESGYQKTVKLTGLAMAGRVFRAVKEYF from the coding sequence ATGGCACTTCCGCGGATCAGTAAAGTTTATGGGGCAGTCAATGTTGGCAGCTTCCGCATTTCTGCGATGATCATGGGCCTTTCCGAAACGGGCGAAATGATCATTTTGGGGTCCGGGCACCGGGCCAGTCAGGGCATAAAGCGCGGCTATATCACTGACATGGCTGCAGCTACCTATGCCATACGCGACGCTGTCGAGCGTGCTGAAAAGAATGCCGGAACCAGCGTGTCCAGCGTATGGATCGGTTGCGCCGGGGCCGGGCTTTCCAGCCAGATTGCTAAGGTTGAAATCGATATTGGCGGCCGCCGGATCGAAGAAGAAGACATTGAACAATTGCTAGTGACAGCTCGCGATAGCATCCAGCCGGATGGGCGGATGATTCTGCATGCTCAGCCGGCCCATTACACGCTCGACGGGGCGCATGGCGTGGCTAATCCGAAGGGCTTGCATGCAGAGCGGCTTGGCGTGGACATACACGTGATGTTGGCTGAAGGGGCGCCTGTGCGTAATCTGATCGAAGCGGTACAAAACGCGCATCTCGAAGTCGAAAGCGTAGTTGCAGCTCCGATCGCTGCGGGCCACGCTTGCCTGAGTCATGAAGAGCGCGAGCTTGGCACGGCATTAATCGAAATTGGCGGCGAGATGACCAACGTGTCTGTTTATGCAGGCGGAATGCTGCTGGGCCTTAAATCCATACCGCAAGGGTCGGCGGATATTACCGATGCGATTGCCTCTGCTTTCGGCATCCGGCGGTTTCAGGCGGAACGGCTTAAATGCGTGGCAGGCTCTGCTATTGCGAGCCCGACCGATCACCGCGAAATGATCCCAGTTAACGGGCCAGGCGATAGCGAAGACGTCGCGGTTGCTCGCGGGGCCGACGACAGGAATCGCGTTCCACGTGCAGAACTTGTCTCGGTCGTGACGGAGCAGCTTTCGCGGCAAACCGATGAAATTGGCCGGGCTTTAAAAGAAATGGGCTTTGCCGGCGCGCGCGGGAGCCAGGTCGTGCTGACCGGTGGCGGGGCCGAATTGGCCGGAATTGCGGAATTCGCCCAAGGCGCTTTGGGAAGGCCTGTACGGATTGGTAAACCACCCACTTTACGCGGGCTGCCAGAAGCGCATGCAACGCCTGGTTTTGCGACGCTTTCTGGCCTTTGCCTTTATGCAGCGGACGATCCGGTGGATATTCGCTCGATCGAATCCGGGTACCAAAAAACGGTCAAGCTAACTGGCTTAGCCATGGCTGGTCGGGTGTTCAGAGCGGTCAAAGAGTATTTTTAA